Proteins from one Desmodus rotundus isolate HL8 chromosome 9, HLdesRot8A.1, whole genome shotgun sequence genomic window:
- the DYNLL2 gene encoding dynein light chain 2, cytoplasmic translates to MSDRKAVIKNADMSEDMQQDAVDCATQAMEKYNIEKDIAAYIKKEFDKKYNPTWHCIVGRNFGSYVTHETKHFIYFYLGQVAILLFKSG, encoded by the exons ATGTCTGACCGTAAGGCAGTGATCAAGAACGCAGACATGTCTGAGGACATGCAACAGGATGCCGTTGACTGCGCCACGCAGGCTATGGAGAAGTACAACATAGAGAAGGACATTGCTGCCTATATCAAGAAG gaatttgACAAGAAATACAACCCTACCTGGCATTGTATCGTGGGCCGAAATTTTGGCAGCTACGTTACACACGAGACAAAGCACTTCATCTATTTTTACTTGGGTCAAGTTGCAATCCTCCTCTTCAAGTCGGGCTAG